From Canis aureus isolate CA01 chromosome 7, VMU_Caureus_v.1.0, whole genome shotgun sequence, a single genomic window includes:
- the FOXO3 gene encoding forkhead box protein O3 isoform X3, protein MAEAPASPGPLSPLEVELDPEFEPQSRPRSCTWPLQRPELQGSPAKPSGETAADSMIPEEDDDDDDEDGGRAGSAMALGGGGGGALGSGLLLEDAARLRAPGGQDPGAAPGPAAGAPSGGTQAPPQPPQALAPPQPGAAGGSGQPRKCSSRRNAWGNLSYADLITRAIESSPDKRLTLSQIYEWMVRCVPYFKDKGDSNSSAGWKTLKLTQDLQRNPLPNLLSASGQ, encoded by the coding sequence ATGGCAGAGGCGCCGGCCTCCCCGGGCCCGCTCTCCCCACTCGAAGTGGAGCTGGACCCCGAGTTCGAGCCCCAGAGCCGGCCGCGCTCCTGTACGTGGCCCCTGCAGAGGCCGGAGCTGCAGGGGAGCCCGGCCAAGCCCTCGGGGGAGACGGCCGCCGACTCGATGATCCCCGAAgaggacgacgacgacgacgacgaggaCGGCGGTAGGGCCGGCTCGGCCATGGCgctcggcggcggcgggggcggcgcgctGGGCTCCGGGCTGCTCCTCGAAGACGCGGCCCGGCTGCGGGCTCCCGGGGGGCAGGACCCCGGGGCCGCGCCGGGCCCCGCGGCGGGCGCGCCGAGCGGGGGGACCCAGGCGCCGCCGCAGCCTCCGCAGGCGCTGGCCCCGCCGCAgccgggggcggccgggggctcGGGGCAGCCGAGGAAGTGCTCGTCGCGGCGCAACGCCTGGGGCAACCTGTCCTACGCCGACCTCATCACTCGCGCCATCGAGAGCTCGCCCGACAAACGGCTCACTCTGTCCCAGATCTACGAGTGGATGGTGCGCTGCGTGCCCTACTTCAAGGATAAGGGCGACAGCAACAGCTCGGCGGGGTGGAAG